Genomic segment of Paenalkalicoccus suaedae:
TGCGAAGGCGACGATTTTGACCGCTCACGCGGAGAATCCGACTGGCTATGGTCGTGTGCTTCGAGATGAGTCTGGTAAGGTAGTTAAAATTGTGGAGCAAAAGGATGCTACTCCTGAAGAGCTACGTGTGCAGGAAATTAATACGGGTACATATTGCTTTGATAATGAGGCACTATTTGCTGCGTTAAAGCACGTGGGCAATGATAATTCACAGGGTGAGTATTACTTACCTGATGTGATTGAAATTCTTCAGCAACAGGGAGAGCCTGTTTTTGCTTATCAATCAGAAAACTTTCATGAGACAATGGGAGTAAATGATCGTGTTGCACTGAGTGAAGCAGAGAAATGGATGAAGCGTCGCATTAATGAGCATTGGATGCGTGAAGGTGTAACCATTGTTGATCCTGAAGCTACGTATATTTCTTCTGATGCGGTGATCGGTCGTGATACCGTGATTCATCCAGGAACGACGATTGTTGGCCAAACAACGATCGGCGAGCGTTGCACAATTGGACCTAATACAGAGATTGAAAACAGCCGCATCGCAAACGAAACAACGATTAAACAATCCGTTGTTCATCGAAGCGACGTTGGTAACCGCGTGTCCATTGGACCGTTCTCTCACCTTCGTCCCGAGACGAACCTAGGAAATGATGTCCGAGTAGGAAACTTTGTAGAGCTTAAAAAGAT
This window contains:
- the glmU gene encoding bifunctional UDP-N-acetylglucosamine diphosphorylase/glucosamine-1-phosphate N-acetyltransferase GlmU, whose amino-acid sequence is MTKRFAVVLAAGKGTRMKSDLYKVLHPVAGKPMVQHIVDQLQTCSVEEIVTIVGHGAEKVQEQLGDGVHYALQAEQLGTGHAVMQAQEQLADKQGTTIVVCGDTPLLTGETMEQLFAHHQDQNAKATILTAHAENPTGYGRVLRDESGKVVKIVEQKDATPEELRVQEINTGTYCFDNEALFAALKHVGNDNSQGEYYLPDVIEILQQQGEPVFAYQSENFHETMGVNDRVALSEAEKWMKRRINEHWMREGVTIVDPEATYISSDAVIGRDTVIHPGTTIVGQTTIGERCTIGPNTEIENSRIANETTIKQSVVHRSDVGNRVSIGPFSHLRPETNLGNDVRVGNFVELKKMTMGDGSKASHLSYLGDAEIGSGVNVGCGSITVNYDGKNKFLTKIEDGAFIGCNSNLIAPVTIGQGSYVAAGSTITEDVPSESLAIARERQTTKSGYLSDKN